The following proteins are encoded in a genomic region of Pyrus communis chromosome 11, drPyrComm1.1, whole genome shotgun sequence:
- the LOC137749549 gene encoding probable boron transporter 2, giving the protein MEETFVPLQGIKNDLRGRLKCYKEDWTGGFKAGFRILAPTTYIFFASAIPVISFGEQLERSTDGVLTAVQTLVSTAVCGIIHSIVGGQPLLILGVAEPTVIMYTFMFNFAKERADLGPKLFLAWSAWVCVWTAGLLFLFAILGACSIINRFTRVAGELFGLLIAMLFMQQAIKGLVDEFRLPEREDTSLLQFIPSWRFANGMFALVLSFGLLLTALKSRKARSWRYGTGWLRSFVADYGVPLMVLVWTGVSYIPTSSVPHGIPRRLFSPNPWSPGAYDNWTVIKDMLNVPVLYIIGAFIPATMIAVLYYFDHSVASQLSQQKEFNLRKPSSYHYDLLLLGFLTLMCGLLGIPPSNGVIPQSPMHTKSLATLKHQLLRNRLVATARTSMRNNSSLGQLYGNMQDAYRQMQTPLVYQEASSRGLNELKESTIQAASSMGNHIDAPVDETVFDIEKEIDDLLPVEVKEQRLSNLLQAVLVGGCVAAMPILKRIPTSVLWGYFAFMAIESLPGNQFWERICLLFTAPSRRFKVLEDNHATFVETVPFKSIAMFTIFQTLYLLVCFGLTWVPIAGVMFPMMIMLLVPVRQYILPKFFKGAHLQDLDAAEYEEAPALTYNLATETELGAGASCAGDAEILDEVMTRSRGEFKHVSSPKITSSTSTPANAPEILASPHPTFSPRISGLRGERSPHSGGRGSHSPRTPGSSSTLGKSPSNS; this is encoded by the exons ATGGAAGAGACATTTGTGCCCTTGCAGGGAATCAAGAATGACCTCAGAGGAAGATTGAAGTGCTACAAGGAAGACTGGACTGGGGGCTTTAAAGCTGGATTCAG GATTTTGGCTCCTACCACCTACATATTTTTTGCTTCTGCAATCCCAGTCATTTCATTTGGTGAACAACTGGAGCGAAGTACTG ATGGAGTTTTGACAGCAGTGCAAACCTTAGTATCGACGGCAGTTTGTGGGATCATACACTCCATCGTCGGAGGTCAACCCTTGCTGATATTGGGTGTGGCCGAGCCTACTGTAATCATGTACACCTTCATGTTCAATTTTGCCAAAGAACGTGCAGACTTGGGTCCAAAGCTCTTTCTAGCATGGTCCGCATG GGTATGTGTATGGACAGCTGGGTTACTGTTCTTATTTGCCATATTAGGTGCTTGTTCCATAATAAATAGGTTTACAAGAGTGGCTGGGGAGTTGTTTGGTCTGCTAATCGCTATGCTCTTCATGCAGCAAGCCATTAAA GGACTTGTGGATGAGTTTCGCTtaccagaaagagaagatacTAGTCTACTACAATTTATACCTTCATGGAGGTTTGCAAATGGAATGTTTGCTTTGGTGTTGTCATTTGGCCTTCTTCTCACTGCATTAAAAAGCAGGAAAGCAAGGTCATGGCGCTATGGCACTG GTTGGCTAAGAAGCTTTGTAGCAGACTATGGTGTGCCACTTATGGTTCTGGTGTGGACTGGTGTGTCTTACATTCCAACTAGTAGTGTTCCACATGGCATCCCAAGGCGCCTTTTTAGCCCAAATCCATGGTCGCCTGGCGCATATGACAATTGGACTGTCATTAAG GACATGCTCAATGTTCCGGTTCTCTATATCATCGGAGCTTTCATTCCAGCAACGATGATTGCAGTGCTTTACTATTTTGATCACAGTGTAGCATCCCAACTATCTCAGCAGAAAGAGTTCAATTTAAGAAAGCCATCTTCTTACCATTATGACTTGCTTCTTTTGGGGTTTCTG ACTTTAATGTGTGGTCTGCTTGGAATTCCTCCATCAAATGGAGTCATCCCACAGTCTCCAATGCATACAAAGAGTTTAGCTACTCTTAAACACCAG TTGCTTCGTAATCGACTCGTAGCAACGGCACGCACAAGTATGAGAAATAATTCTAGCTTGGGACAACTGTATGGAAATATGCAAGATGCCTATCGACAAATGCAGACGCCTTTGGTTTACCAGGAGGCCTCATCTCGA GGACTGAATGAATTAAAAGAATCAACCATCCAGGCAGCTTCAAGTATGGGAAATCATATTGATGCACCAGTTGATGAGACAGTATTTGATATTGAGAAAGAGATTGATGATTTATTGCCGGTTGAGGTGAAGGAGCAGCGTCTCAGTAACCTGCTTCAAGCGGTATTGGTGGGGGGATGTGTTGCAGCCATGCCTATCCTCAAAAGGATCCCAACTTCAGTCCTTTGGGGATACTTTGCCTTCATGGCCATTGAAAGCTTACCCGGTAACCAATTTTGGGAAAGGATCTGTTTGCTTTTTACAGCTCCAAGTAGAAGATTCAA AGTCCTTGAGGATAATCACGCCACTTTTGTAGAAACTGTGCCTTTCAAGTCAATCGCGATGTTCACAATTTTCCAAACTCTGTACTTGCTTGTATGTTTTGGGCTTACTTGGGTTCCAATTGCTGGGGTTATGTTTCCAATGATGATCATGCTCTTGGTTCCTGTGAGGCAATACATACTCCCCAAGTTTTTCAAAGGAGCACACCTTCAGGACTTGGATGCAGCAGAGTACGAAGAGGCTCCGGCTTTAACATATAACCTAGCAACA GAGACAGAGCTGGGAGCTGGAGCTTCCTGCGCAGGGGATGCAGAAATATTAGACGAAGTTATGACCAGAAGCCGGGGTGAGTTTAAGCATGTCAGCAGTCCAAAGATCACAAGCTCTACTTCAACACCGGCAAATGCCCCTGAAATCCTTGCGAGTCCACACCCGACCTTTAGTCCTCGCATAAGTGGGCTAAGAGGAGAGCGAAGTCCTCATTCTGGCGGAAGAGGGTCACACAGTCCAAGGACCCCTGGCTCTTCTTCTACTCTTGGGAAGAGTCCTAGTAACAGCTAA